One Thermincola ferriacetica DNA window includes the following coding sequences:
- the mutS gene encoding DNA mismatch repair protein MutS, which translates to MSSYTPMIQQYLEIKSQYPDAILFFRLGDFYEMFFEDAEKASKELEITLTARDGGNDKKVPMCGVPFHAATTYIAKLINKGYNVAICEQVEDPGAAKGIVKREVIRVITPGTVLEENMLDEKQNNFLIAVNKDDFGYGLAVADVSTGYFAVTELRGAKALNQLIDEISRLQPVECLIPDNLVKNMDLTTEILKQVKLSLHSYSSVHFSIKNATSTLLRHFATGSLEGFGCLEMSVGISCAGALMAFLAETQKNSLKHINKLIPYTTTSYMLLDPSTRRNLELTRTIRDSSRKGTLLWVLDYTQTAMGGRLLKTWLEQPLTDITAIETRLDTVEELVNNVFMRGDLQKLFTEVYDLERLAGRIAFGSANARDLIALKKSLQVLPKVKEILERAYSPGLIQLYRQLDILEDVASLIESAIDDNPPITLRDGGIIKKGYNEEIDRLRKASRDGKTWIAELERREKERTGIKSLKVGYNKVFGYYIEVTRANLDAVPDDYIRKQTLANAERFITPDLKEYESLILGAEEKITQLEYELFQAVREKISNSTARIQQAASIVAQLDVYIAFAEAAIRNNYTKPIINDDGIIKITDGRHPVVEKFMPEGSFVPNDTYLDCSGYRMDIITGPNMAGKSTYMRQVALIVLMAQIGSYVPASEARIGIVDRIFTRVGASDDLATGQSTFMVEMNEVANILNNATAKSLIILDEVGRGTSTFDGLSIAWAVAEYILDPEKIGAKTLFATHYHELTELADIYPGVQNHNIAVKEKGDDIIFLRKIIPGGADRSYGIQVARLAGLPGEVLGKAKEILRTLEVNEDAVKTKREVAAARKKCSDGNNVIQLRMFDEPAAGDAVAKEILSLDLLNLTPLEALNYLYKLQQKLRSSSGE; encoded by the coding sequence ATGAGCAGCTACACGCCAATGATACAGCAGTACCTTGAAATTAAAAGTCAATACCCGGATGCCATCTTATTTTTTCGTTTAGGCGATTTCTATGAAATGTTCTTTGAGGATGCCGAAAAAGCTTCCAAAGAACTGGAAATAACTCTCACAGCTCGGGATGGGGGTAATGATAAAAAGGTACCGATGTGTGGCGTTCCTTTTCATGCTGCCACTACATATATTGCCAAGTTAATTAATAAGGGTTATAATGTAGCCATTTGCGAACAGGTAGAAGACCCCGGGGCTGCCAAGGGGATCGTCAAGAGAGAGGTAATCAGGGTTATTACGCCCGGGACTGTCCTCGAAGAAAATATGCTGGATGAAAAACAAAATAACTTCTTAATTGCCGTAAACAAAGATGATTTCGGTTATGGTCTGGCCGTAGCTGATGTATCCACCGGGTATTTTGCCGTTACTGAATTAAGAGGGGCCAAAGCGCTTAATCAGTTAATAGACGAAATATCCAGGCTGCAACCGGTGGAATGCCTGATACCGGATAACCTGGTTAAAAATATGGATTTAACTACAGAGATTCTCAAACAGGTTAAACTTTCGCTACATTCTTATTCATCGGTTCATTTTTCTATAAAAAATGCCACCAGTACTCTTTTGCGCCATTTTGCTACGGGTTCCCTGGAAGGGTTTGGTTGTTTGGAAATGTCAGTAGGTATCAGTTGCGCCGGGGCCCTCATGGCATTTCTGGCGGAAACGCAGAAAAACTCCTTAAAACATATCAACAAATTGATACCTTATACGACCACTTCATATATGCTGCTGGATCCGTCTACCAGGAGAAATCTGGAACTGACCAGGACCATCAGGGATTCGTCCAGGAAAGGCACTTTACTGTGGGTTCTTGATTACACGCAAACAGCTATGGGGGGCAGGCTGTTAAAAACCTGGCTGGAACAGCCCCTGACTGATATAACGGCTATCGAAACCAGGCTGGATACCGTTGAGGAACTGGTCAATAACGTTTTTATGCGGGGTGACTTGCAGAAACTGTTTACTGAAGTTTATGACCTCGAGCGTTTGGCTGGTCGGATTGCTTTCGGTTCAGCAAATGCCAGGGACCTGATTGCCCTGAAAAAATCACTGCAGGTTCTTCCTAAAGTTAAAGAGATACTTGAAAGGGCCTATTCACCAGGTTTAATTCAATTGTACCGGCAGCTTGACATACTTGAAGACGTAGCCTCCTTAATCGAATCTGCTATAGACGATAACCCGCCTATTACCTTGCGGGACGGGGGTATAATTAAGAAAGGTTATAACGAAGAAATTGACAGACTGAGAAAAGCCAGCCGGGACGGTAAGACATGGATTGCCGAACTGGAACGCAGGGAAAAGGAAAGAACGGGGATTAAATCGCTAAAAGTCGGATATAACAAGGTTTTTGGTTATTACATTGAGGTAACCAGGGCAAATCTGGATGCAGTCCCGGATGACTATATACGCAAACAAACGCTGGCCAACGCTGAACGCTTTATTACTCCCGATTTAAAAGAATACGAATCTCTCATTCTTGGAGCGGAAGAAAAGATTACGCAACTGGAATATGAACTTTTTCAGGCCGTCAGGGAAAAAATCAGCAATTCCACGGCGAGAATTCAGCAGGCAGCTTCTATTGTGGCCCAACTTGACGTATATATTGCTTTCGCCGAAGCTGCCATAAGGAACAACTACACCAAGCCTATTATCAATGACGACGGTATTATTAAAATAACCGACGGCAGGCACCCTGTGGTGGAGAAGTTCATGCCTGAGGGCAGTTTTGTCCCTAACGATACCTATCTTGATTGCTCAGGTTACAGGATGGACATTATTACCGGGCCCAATATGGCCGGAAAATCTACTTACATGCGCCAGGTAGCTCTAATTGTGTTAATGGCCCAAATCGGCAGCTACGTACCCGCTTCGGAAGCTCGGATAGGTATCGTAGACCGGATTTTTACCCGTGTCGGCGCTTCTGACGACCTGGCCACGGGGCAGAGCACCTTCATGGTTGAAATGAATGAAGTAGCCAATATTTTAAACAATGCCACAGCTAAAAGTCTGATAATTTTGGACGAAGTAGGGCGGGGTACGAGTACCTTTGACGGATTAAGTATCGCTTGGGCCGTGGCAGAATATATTTTGGATCCCGAAAAAATCGGAGCCAAAACTCTCTTTGCCACACATTACCATGAATTGACGGAATTGGCCGATATTTATCCGGGGGTGCAAAATCATAATATCGCAGTCAAAGAAAAAGGTGATGATATTATATTTCTGCGTAAAATCATTCCGGGCGGGGCAGACCGCAGTTACGGCATCCAGGTTGCCCGGTTGGCGGGTTTGCCGGGAGAAGTCTTGGGAAAAGCCAAGGAAATCCTCCGCACTTTGGAAGTTAACGAGGATGCAGTGAAAACGAAAAGGGAAGTAGCTGCAGCGAGGAAAAAGTGTTCTGATGGCAACAACGTCATCCAGTTAAGGATGTTTGACGAACCGGCCGCCGGCGATGCTGTGGCCAAGGAAATACTCTCGCTCGACCTTTTAAATCTCACTCCCCTGGAAGCTTTAAACTACCTTTATAAACTTCAGCAGAAATTAAGAAGCTCGTCAGGGGAATAA
- a CDS encoding hydantoinase/oxoprolinase family protein: MYIGIDVGGTFTDAVLIDKDRVISKTKFPTVHDNLLLSLLEALDRVTDQVDNSLIERVVISTTLITNLIVQNKYEPVALVLEPGPGLNPRDYPFKEDTFIIDGAIDYRGRQIIPLDKRQLDLTISEIKKKGYRKAAIVGKFSGRNNAHEIEVGNIFNRAGIITELGHKVSGRLNFLRRAATTMLTVATRDEHVKFVDTVNKAFRDRQITAPIFILKADGGTLSLEDSKKAPVETVFSGPAASTLGAMALSPEGEDTVVMDIGGTTTDLALILSGKPVLASKGATVKGYYTSITSYAVRSVPVGGDTAVAVKGNDIDLLYERKGPAYCFGGPYPTPTDALLVLGYYSHGNVEAAKEGLVKLAEPLGCDVKTVAQKILDKFSQSITGAIEDMFLSWEQEPAYRVWELLHPTQIRPQNIIGVGGAAPGITQAVARLINCTPVIPEHAEVANAIGAAVAQPTLKATLRIDTGEGLYTVEENGNQGSVSKFSSFREEDAVRLAKEQLLKMADDLHVPVDTGSVEVTHSEVFNVIRGFTTTGRIYHVTVQTPRKILTRLYKQGGQDA, from the coding sequence ATGTATATCGGTATCGATGTGGGCGGCACTTTTACCGATGCCGTCTTAATCGATAAGGACCGGGTGATCAGCAAAACAAAGTTTCCAACAGTACATGACAACTTATTGCTCAGTTTATTGGAAGCTCTCGACAGGGTAACGGACCAAGTGGATAACAGTTTGATTGAGAGAGTGGTTATCAGTACTACCCTCATAACTAACCTGATTGTCCAGAACAAATACGAACCCGTAGCCCTGGTACTGGAACCAGGACCCGGGTTAAACCCCAGGGATTACCCTTTTAAGGAAGATACCTTTATTATCGACGGTGCCATTGATTACAGGGGCCGGCAGATTATTCCCCTGGATAAGCGGCAATTGGATTTAACCATATCAGAAATCAAAAAGAAAGGGTATAGAAAAGCAGCCATTGTCGGCAAGTTTTCCGGCCGTAATAATGCCCACGAAATAGAAGTTGGCAACATATTTAATCGAGCGGGAATAATAACCGAACTGGGCCATAAAGTTTCCGGCCGGTTGAATTTCCTGCGTCGGGCAGCTACCACCATGCTCACGGTTGCCACCCGTGATGAACATGTAAAGTTTGTGGATACAGTTAACAAAGCATTTAGAGACAGGCAAATTACGGCGCCTATATTTATCTTAAAAGCTGACGGCGGTACATTGTCCCTGGAAGATTCCAAAAAAGCGCCAGTTGAGACTGTTTTTTCGGGACCGGCAGCCAGCACTCTCGGTGCCATGGCTTTGTCTCCGGAAGGGGAAGATACAGTAGTCATGGATATAGGCGGTACTACCACCGATTTGGCTCTAATTCTATCCGGTAAACCGGTTCTGGCCTCAAAAGGAGCCACAGTAAAAGGTTATTATACCAGCATAACATCCTACGCGGTTCGTTCCGTACCTGTTGGGGGAGACACAGCCGTTGCAGTGAAAGGAAATGACATAGACCTGCTTTACGAAAGAAAAGGCCCGGCCTATTGTTTCGGCGGACCGTATCCAACACCTACCGATGCCCTGTTGGTATTGGGATATTACAGTCACGGTAATGTGGAAGCGGCAAAAGAAGGACTGGTTAAACTGGCCGAGCCGCTGGGATGTGATGTAAAAACGGTGGCGCAAAAAATATTGGATAAATTCAGCCAAAGCATTACCGGGGCTATTGAAGATATGTTTTTATCTTGGGAACAGGAGCCTGCTTACAGGGTTTGGGAATTATTGCACCCGACCCAGATACGTCCCCAAAACATAATCGGGGTAGGTGGCGCCGCTCCCGGCATAACTCAGGCCGTAGCCCGGTTAATAAACTGCACCCCTGTTATACCGGAACACGCCGAAGTAGCCAATGCCATAGGCGCTGCCGTTGCCCAGCCCACTTTGAAAGCAACTTTACGGATTGATACAGGAGAGGGGTTATATACCGTCGAAGAAAACGGCAATCAAGGGTCTGTCAGCAAGTTTTCTTCTTTTCGGGAAGAAGATGCCGTTCGACTGGCTAAAGAACAACTGCTAAAAATGGCTGACGACTTACATGTCCCGGTTGATACCGGCAGTGTAGAGGTTACTCATTCGGAAGTATTTAATGTGATCAGGGGTTTTACCACCACTGGCAGGATTTATCACGTCACGGTGCAAACCCCCAGAAAAATCCTTACCCGTCTTTATAAACAAGGGGGCCAGGACGCATGA
- a CDS encoding histone deacetylase family protein: MKKTGLVFFPAFDWAISPTHPEREERLLYTRDQIFEEGLMDLPQITEYKPRLATKKDVARTHFCVPNVAGQTTEAHLIAAGGALVIADALMKGEIHNGFAMVRPPGHHAMRVVHGNRGFCNINNEAIMVDYLRHKYGIKKVAIIDTDVHHGDGTQDIFYHDPDVLFISFHQDGRTLYPGSGFTNEAGGPAAYGTTLNVPLPPGTTDEGIHYVLDNLILPVLNEFQPEIIINSAGQDNHYTDPLANMKVSAQGYAQLNQKLAPDIAVLEGGYAIETALPYVNTGIILAMAGLDYSHVIEPDYNKNQLVQSPEKTERIKETVEELLAVWKQRNKIELGVLAHKSDFYQRQKTIFYDTDYIHENQVEKVRLCYDCAGYITIMSQAFHHNDRRSKVFCVAIPFNACQRCYNDAHNDYMNAVRSEAYDYVYLQNKAEDVYRIFTNVGTKKLEEF; this comes from the coding sequence ATGAAGAAAACAGGACTGGTTTTTTTCCCGGCCTTTGACTGGGCCATATCGCCGACTCACCCCGAAAGGGAGGAACGGCTGCTTTATACAAGAGACCAAATTTTTGAGGAAGGGCTTATGGATTTACCGCAGATAACCGAATATAAACCGCGCCTCGCCACAAAAAAGGATGTGGCCAGGACCCATTTTTGCGTGCCCAACGTGGCCGGCCAGACCACGGAAGCGCATTTAATTGCGGCAGGTGGCGCTCTGGTAATTGCCGATGCACTTATGAAGGGGGAAATCCATAACGGATTTGCCATGGTTCGACCGCCCGGCCACCATGCCATGCGGGTGGTACATGGTAACCGCGGCTTCTGCAATATCAATAACGAAGCCATTATGGTTGATTATTTAAGGCATAAATACGGCATAAAAAAGGTGGCCATCATTGATACCGACGTGCACCACGGCGACGGCACCCAGGATATCTTTTACCATGACCCGGATGTTTTATTTATCTCATTTCACCAGGATGGCCGGACCCTCTATCCGGGTAGTGGTTTTACCAACGAAGCAGGCGGCCCGGCAGCTTACGGTACTACCCTGAATGTTCCGCTCCCGCCGGGTACTACCGATGAAGGTATTCATTATGTGCTGGATAATTTAATTCTGCCTGTGTTAAACGAATTCCAACCGGAAATTATTATTAACTCGGCCGGACAGGATAACCATTATACGGACCCCCTTGCCAACATGAAGGTATCAGCCCAGGGTTATGCCCAGTTGAACCAGAAACTGGCCCCGGACATTGCTGTTTTGGAAGGCGGTTACGCTATTGAAACGGCCCTTCCTTATGTCAATACGGGAATTATCCTGGCTATGGCGGGCCTTGATTACTCGCATGTTATTGAGCCTGATTATAATAAAAACCAACTTGTACAATCTCCGGAAAAAACGGAGAGGATTAAGGAAACTGTTGAAGAGCTGTTGGCAGTATGGAAACAAAGAAACAAAATTGAACTTGGCGTACTGGCCCATAAATCAGATTTTTATCAGCGGCAGAAAACCATTTTCTATGATACTGATTATATTCACGAAAACCAGGTAGAAAAAGTGCGGCTTTGCTATGATTGTGCCGGATACATTACAATCATGTCCCAGGCTTTTCATCATAATGACCGGCGGAGTAAGGTTTTTTGTGTCGCTATTCCTTTTAACGCTTGCCAGAGGTGTTACAATGACGCCCATAATGATTATATGAACGCTGTTAGGTCAGAAGCCTACGACTATGTTTACCTGCAGAACAAAGCGGAAGACGTTTACCGTATCTTTACCAATGTGGGAACTAAAAAACTGGAAGAGTTTTAA